In Chryseobacterium camelliae, one DNA window encodes the following:
- a CDS encoding putative porin → MKHLLFIILFFTFTAQAQVVNKTDSNTLEKKLEDTLVIDSGTKDSLKIFKPTINDYLYQKQFAEKKVFDTVMTFDKTYIFSQYNNRDNFGRVQVANIGAGFNPLSYELNPEQNLALMPINKSYGILGVDDIKYYDVKTPTATFVYHNAMKNGAALRSTYTQNIGKRFNFAIEYMGLRSQGMYRNSLAANNNTLFSGHYTSKNGKYELFAHYLHQNVNNQESGGIAVDSLFQNGNSDSRNRQNMQVNLASTSSQFSYRRYYLTHQFAPFNSDKIPFKIRHTISHQGNKYHYTENALEPYWFNNVSQLVNPGGSLPVKKYSDNLSNTVSLVWDNEKFKLDAGLRYQMLKFGVTEIVLPNLTIPSELKENRLGAVGNLQIRLLDKIQLNSFLEISKGNQFGSYIRTTNHLSFEPIKDYFVNAKVNFQSAYPSFNYIMNTSNYRKFNYYLQDAKNQAVTEIGGSINLKWFKTELFANYFRVDNYTYFDQDALPRQSDNSVNISQIGGDATVNYGKFHLNTRLQFQNVLTNKNLLPLPGFIGRANIFYQTKAFKNAAEIQTGIKVYYFSKFASREYFPILNEYILPTSGAFSIGGQPITDVYFNMKVKKMFFFIEGQQVATLVSHNKAYAFPHYPVYDFRLNLGIVWYLFN, encoded by the coding sequence ATGAAGCATCTACTTTTCATCATATTATTTTTCACTTTCACGGCTCAGGCACAGGTTGTTAATAAGACAGACAGCAATACCCTGGAAAAGAAATTGGAAGATACTTTGGTGATTGATTCAGGGACAAAAGATTCACTGAAGATCTTTAAACCTACCATCAATGATTATTTGTACCAGAAGCAGTTTGCGGAGAAAAAAGTTTTTGATACGGTAATGACGTTTGACAAAACCTATATTTTTTCACAGTATAATAACAGGGATAATTTCGGCAGGGTGCAGGTTGCTAATATCGGGGCCGGCTTTAATCCCCTTTCTTATGAATTGAACCCGGAACAGAACCTGGCTTTGATGCCTATTAATAAATCATACGGTATCTTAGGGGTGGATGACATCAAATATTACGATGTGAAAACACCTACCGCTACTTTTGTATACCATAATGCGATGAAAAATGGGGCTGCGCTTCGGTCTACCTATACGCAGAATATTGGAAAACGATTTAATTTTGCTATCGAATACATGGGATTGCGCTCGCAGGGAATGTACAGGAACAGCCTTGCAGCGAATAATAATACTTTATTTTCCGGACATTATACTTCAAAGAACGGTAAATATGAATTGTTTGCCCATTACCTCCATCAGAATGTGAACAACCAGGAAAGTGGAGGAATTGCCGTGGACAGCCTCTTCCAGAATGGAAACAGCGATTCCCGGAACAGGCAGAATATGCAGGTCAACCTGGCTTCTACAAGTTCCCAGTTTTCCTACCGCAGATACTACCTTACACATCAGTTTGCACCGTTCAATTCAGATAAGATTCCTTTTAAAATCAGGCATACTATTTCTCATCAGGGAAATAAGTATCATTATACAGAAAATGCTTTGGAGCCTTACTGGTTCAATAATGTTTCACAATTAGTAAATCCGGGTGGTTCGCTGCCGGTTAAAAAATATTCGGATAACCTGAGCAACACCGTGAGTTTAGTCTGGGACAATGAAAAATTTAAACTGGATGCCGGATTGCGCTATCAGATGCTGAAGTTCGGGGTTACAGAAATTGTTTTGCCAAACCTTACCATTCCTTCTGAACTGAAAGAAAACCGTTTGGGGGCTGTTGGAAACTTACAGATCCGTCTTTTGGATAAGATACAGCTCAATTCATTCCTTGAAATTTCAAAGGGAAACCAGTTTGGGAGCTATATCAGGACGACAAACCATCTTTCTTTTGAACCCATTAAAGACTATTTTGTTAATGCCAAGGTAAATTTTCAAAGTGCTTATCCGTCCTTCAACTATATTATGAATACATCCAACTACCGGAAATTCAATTATTATCTTCAGGATGCAAAAAACCAGGCGGTTACGGAAATTGGAGGGAGTATAAACCTGAAATGGTTTAAAACTGAGTTATTTGCCAATTACTTCAGGGTAGATAATTATACCTATTTTGATCAGGATGCTCTTCCACGTCAAAGTGATAATTCTGTGAACATCTCGCAGATAGGAGGGGACGCAACGGTAAATTACGGAAAGTTCCACCTGAATACAAGGCTGCAGTTCCAGAATGTACTCACTAATAAAAACCTTCTGCCTTTGCCGGGCTTCATCGGAAGGGCAAATATATTTTACCAGACCAAAGCGTTCAAGAATGCAGCGGAAATCCAGACCGGTATCAAAGTGTATTATTTCTCGAAGTTTGCTTCCAGAGAATATTTCCCTATTCTTAATGAATACATTCTTCCTACTTCAGGTGCGTTCTCCATCGGGGGACAGCCGATTACGGATGTTTACTTTAATATGAAGGTTAAGAAAATGTTTTTCTTTATAGAAGGGCAGCAGGTAGCCACACTCGTTTCACATAACAAAGCATACGCATTTCCGCATTATCCGGTGTATGATTTCAGGCTGAACCTGGGGATCGTATGGTATTTGTTCAACTAA
- a CDS encoding RagB/SusD family nutrient uptake outer membrane protein, which translates to MKNKIIKITILSAFTLGVMSSCDRELDQVSYTQIPLDQAMTTQANFTQAINGAYTAIKGSGYFSTDTGNQIIVPDLLTDNLIYNPQGRSSNFTAYNWTLSANNGSVTGLFTQAYFVISRANMPLKYINNLPAGSFRTNIEAHARAVRAAAHFDLVRAYCKIPTQSADANASLGIPYITEFNPLENSKVRDLTVAQVYDNIISDLTFAVNNITDAPTDKSKFSKAAIYGLLSRVYLYKGDYTNAVAAGNSSIALSPSVGTIGNFTNIWASNSTDGVLLKILNSTQENVTVGVAYQQGATATGGSIRSEYVVPKSLYTLYSATDIRRTAYIRTAAYQGVQRNHVIKWAFNTGGGTPLNVVEPKYLRTAEVYLNVAESAFKLGNETLANTLLNTLKAQRYSAYVPVTLTGTALWNEIMLQRRLELAFENDRFYTFKRQGLTMQRTGEGPNVDGGGVASLVQTILPSDTRWQWPIPQSTINITPTFQQNPGY; encoded by the coding sequence ATGAAAAACAAGATAATAAAAATAACAATATTAAGTGCGTTTACATTAGGCGTAATGTCCTCTTGTGACAGAGAGTTGGATCAGGTTTCATATACCCAAATTCCTCTTGATCAAGCAATGACAACGCAGGCAAATTTTACACAGGCAATTAACGGAGCTTATACTGCCATAAAGGGATCTGGATATTTTTCTACTGATACAGGTAATCAAATTATTGTTCCTGATTTATTGACGGATAATTTAATTTATAACCCGCAAGGAAGATCTTCTAACTTTACAGCATATAACTGGACTCTTTCTGCTAATAATGGATCCGTAACTGGATTATTTACGCAAGCTTATTTTGTTATTTCACGAGCAAATATGCCTTTGAAGTATATAAATAACCTTCCTGCTGGGAGTTTCCGAACCAATATTGAGGCTCATGCAAGAGCAGTAAGAGCGGCAGCACACTTTGATTTAGTAAGGGCTTATTGCAAAATACCTACACAGTCAGCTGATGCCAATGCATCATTAGGTATACCATATATTACTGAATTTAATCCATTGGAAAATTCAAAAGTAAGGGATCTTACCGTTGCTCAGGTATATGATAATATTATCAGTGACCTAACATTTGCTGTTAATAATATTACAGATGCACCTACGGATAAATCGAAGTTTTCTAAAGCGGCGATCTATGGATTATTATCAAGAGTATATTTGTATAAAGGTGATTATACTAATGCTGTTGCCGCTGGAAACTCTAGTATTGCATTGTCTCCTAGTGTAGGAACAATAGGGAATTTTACAAATATTTGGGCATCAAATAGTACGGACGGTGTACTTTTGAAAATCCTTAACTCAACTCAAGAAAACGTAACAGTTGGGGTTGCATATCAGCAGGGTGCTACTGCTACAGGTGGAAGTATTAGATCTGAGTACGTTGTGCCAAAATCTTTGTATACTTTATATTCAGCAACAGATATTAGAAGGACAGCCTATATTAGAACAGCTGCTTACCAAGGTGTTCAAAGAAATCATGTAATTAAATGGGCGTTTAATACAGGTGGAGGAACTCCTTTGAATGTAGTAGAACCTAAGTATTTAAGAACAGCTGAAGTTTATTTAAATGTTGCTGAATCTGCATTTAAATTAGGAAATGAGACATTAGCTAACACCTTATTAAATACATTGAAAGCGCAAAGGTATAGTGCTTATGTTCCAGTAACTTTAACAGGTACAGCTCTGTGGAATGAAATTATGCTTCAAAGAAGATTAGAACTTGCTTTTGAAAATGATAGATTCTATACGTTTAAAAGACAAGGGCTTACAATGCAGAGAACAGGTGAAGGTCCAAATGTTGACGGAGGAGGTGTAGCTTCCTTAGTACAAACCATTTTACCAAGTGATACTAGATGGCAGTGGCCAATCCCACAAAGTACCATTAATATTACTCCAACATTCCAACAAAACCCTGGTTATTAA